A genomic stretch from Vulpes lagopus strain Blue_001 chromosome 11, ASM1834538v1, whole genome shotgun sequence includes:
- the LOC121472025 gene encoding glycine N-phenylacetyltransferase-like: MFHLQGSQVLQMLEKSLRKSLPESLKVYGTIFHMNQGNPFKLKALVDKWPDFTTVVTRPQEEEMADDFDHYTNTYQIYSKNPQNCQEFLGVSSVINWKQHLQIQSTQSSLNEVIQNLAAANLVKVNQQQGIMYTMPERASKLLPSLLEAKNLPLESGRAKTINQEMFKLSSLDVTHAALVNKFWYFGGNERSQRFIERCIQTFPTFCLLGPEGTLVSWSLMDQTGEIRMGGTVPEHRARGLISYLMDIHIRALDKLDYPTYYHTFTSNKSVQKMSHSLGHIRMPCDWNQWHCVPL; this comes from the exons ATGTTCCACTTACAAGGCTCACAAGTGCTGCAGATGCTAGAGAAATCCTTGAGGAAGAGCCTGCCAGAGTCCTTAAAG GTTTATGGGACCATCTTCCACATGAACCAGGGAAACCCGTTCAAGCTAAAGGCCCTGGTAGACAAGTGGCCTGATTTTACAACAGTGGTTACCCGCCCTCAGGAAGAG GAAATGGCAGATGATTTTGATCACTATACCAATACCTACCAAATCTATTCTAAGAATCCCCAAAACTGTCAAGAATTCCTTGGTGTATCAAGTGTCATCAACTGGAAACAACATTTGCAGATCCAAA GTACCCAGTCCAGCCTGAACGAAGTGATACAGAACCTTGCAGCTGCTAACCTGGTCAAGGTCAACCAACAACAAGGCATTATGTATACAATGCCCGAGAGAGCAAGTAAACTGCTCCCTTCTTTGCTGGAGGCAAAGAACTTACCTCTTGAATCTGGCAGAGCCAAGACCAT CAACCAAGAGATGTTTAAACTCTCCTCCCTGGATGTTACCCACGCTGCCTTGGTGAATAAATTCTGGTATTTCGGGGGCAATGAGAGGAGCCAGAGATTCATCGAACGCTGCATCCAAACCTTCCCCACCTTCTGCCTGCTGGGGCCCGAGGGGACCCTTGTGTCCTGGAGCCTGATGGACCAGACAGGCGAGATTCGGATGGGGGGTACTGTGCCTGAGCACCGGGCCAGGGGTCTCATCTCCTATCTCATGGATATTCACATCCGTGCTCTGGACAAACTTGACTATCCTACCTATTACCATACATTTACAAGCAACAAATCCGTACAGAAAATGAGTCACAGCCTGGGTCATATCCGCATGCCCTGTGACTGGAACCAGTGGCACTGCGTGCCTCTGTGA
- the LOC121472026 gene encoding microtubule-associated protein RP/EB family member 1-like — MAVNVYSMSITSDNLSRHDMLAWINESLQLNVTKIEQLCSGAAYCQFMDMLFPGSIALKKVKFQAKLEHEYIQNFKILQAGFKRMGVDKIIPVDKLVKGKFQDNFEFVQWFKKFFDANYDGKDYDPVAARQGQETAVAPSFVAPALNKPKKPLSSSSAAPQRPIATHRTTATPKAGPGVVRKNPGVGNRDDEAAELMQQVNVLKLTVEDLEKERDFYFGKLRNIELICQENKGENNPVLQRIVDILYATDAL, encoded by the coding sequence ATGGCAGTGAATGTATACTCAATGTCCATCACCAGTGATAACCTAAGTCGACATGATATGCTGGCCTGGATCAATGAGTCTCTGCAGCTGAATGTGACAAAGATTGAACAGTTGTGCTCAGGGGCTGCCTATTGTCAGTTTATGGACATGCTATTCCCTGGTTCCATTGccttgaagaaagtgaaattccaGGCTAAACTAGAGCATGAATACATCCAGAACTTCAAAATACTACAAGCAGGTTTTAAGAGAATGGGTGTTGACAAAATAATTCCTGTGGACAAATTAGTAAAAGGAAAGTTTCAGGACAATTTTGAATTTGTTCAGTGGTTCAAGAAGTTTTTTGATGCAAACTATGATGGAAAAGACTATGACCCTGTAGCTGCCAGACAAGGTCAAGAAACTGCAGTGGCTCCCTCCTTTGTTGCTCCAGCTCTGAACAAACCGAAGAAACCTCTCAGCTCTAGCAGTGCAGCTCCACAGAGGCCCATTGCAACACACAGAACTACTGCAACCCCTAAGGCTGGCCCGGGTGTGGTGCGAAAGAATCCTGGTGTGGGCAACAGGGATGATGAAGCAGCTGAATTGATGCAGCAGGTCAATGTATTGAAACTTACCGTCGAAgacttggagaaagagagagatttctaCTTTGGAAAGCTAAGAAACATTGAATTGATTTGCCAGGagaacaaaggggaaaacaaCCCTGTATTGCAGAGGATCGTGGACATTCTCTATGCCACAGATGCTTTGTGA